Proteins encoded by one window of Misgurnus anguillicaudatus chromosome 4, ASM2758022v2, whole genome shotgun sequence:
- the dmc1 gene encoding meiotic recombination protein DMC1/LIM15 homolog gives MKCAEDQTLEDEAGFQEDEESFFQDIELLQKHGINMADIKKLKSGGICTVKGVQMTTRRALCNVKGLSEAKVDKIKEAAGKLMVCGFQTASEYSVRRRQVFHITTGSLEFDKLLGGGVESMAITEAFGEFRTGKTQLSHTLCVTAQLPGECGYTGGKVIFIDSENTFRPERLRDIADRFNVDHEAVLDNVLYARAYTSEHQMELLDFVAAKFHEEGGVFKLLIIDSIMALFRVDFSGRGELAERQQKLAQMLSRLQKISEEYNVAVFVTNQMTADPGAGMTFQADPKKPIGGHILAHASTTRISLRKGRAELRIAKIFDSPDMPENEATFAITAGGISDAKD, from the exons ATGAAGTGTGCGGAGGACCAGACTTTGGAGGATGAGGCGGGGTTCCAGGAAGATGAG GAATCTTTCTTTCAAGACATAGAGCTCTTACAGAAGCATGGCATT AACATGGCTGACATTAAGAAACTGAAGTCGGGGGGGATTTGTACTGTGAAAGGAGTACAGATGACAACGCGCCGTGCCCTCTGTAATGTGAAGGGACTCTCTGAGGCTAAAGTGGACAAAATAAAGGAAGCAGCTGGAAAGTTGATG GTGTGTGGATTTCAAACAGCCTCTGAATACAGTGTGAGAAGGAGACAAGTCTTTCACATCACAACTGGCAGTCTGGAATTTGa CAAACTCCTTGGAGGAGGTGTGGAGAGTATGGCCATTACTGAAGCTTTTGGTG AGTTCAGAACTGGAAAGACTCAACTCTCTCATACACTTTGCG TAACTGCTCAGCTTCCTGGTGAATGTGGGTACACAGGAGGAAAGGTCATCTTTATTGATTCTGAGAACACCTT TCGCCCAGAGCGGTTAAGGGACATAGCTGACCGCTTTAATGTGGATCACGAGGCTGTATTGGATAATGTGCTATATGCACGTGCTTACACGA GTGAGCATCAAATGGAGTTACTAGACTTTGTTGCAGCCAAGTTTCATGAGGAGGGAGGTGTCTTCAAGCTCCTG ATAATAGACTCAATCATGGCTCTCTTCCGGGTGGACTTCTCTGGAAGAGGTGAGCTGGCTGAGAGACAACAGAAGCTTGCACAAATGCTTTCCAGACTGCAAAAGATCTCAGAAG AGTACAACGTTGCAGTATTTGTTACCAATCAGATGACTGCAGACCCAGGAGCTGGAATGAC ATTTCAAGCAGATCCAAAAAAGCCTATTGGAGGACACATCCTGGCCCATGCCTCCACCACACGCATCAGCTTAAGGAAAGGGCGTGCTGAACTGAGAATTGCCAAGATTTTTGATAg CCCAGACATGCCAGAAAATGAGGCTACTTTTGCCATTACTGCTGGAGGAATATCAGATGCCAAAGACTAA
- the gspt1 gene encoding eukaryotic peptide chain release factor GTP-binding subunit ERF3A isoform X4, whose amino-acid sequence MDSGDTAPDSWEQEDDVEATAETELQSAFIGLNVNAPEFVPSFLSRAPAENATSDGTDAVASMEISEPVVAVENGETDASTVDTWEQKEEPDTEEPGAGSPPEIGCCGDDAQDEMMEEDEEMPIPKLPPPPPDAPKKEHVNVVFIGHVDAGKSTIGGQIMYLTGMVDKRTLEKYEREAKEKNRETWYLSWALDTNQEERDKGKTVEVGRAYFETEKKHFTILDAPGHKSFVPNMIGGASQADLAVLVISARKGEFETGFEKGGQTREHAMLAKTAGVKHLIVLINKMDDPTVNWSVDRYEECKEKLVPFLKKVGFNPKKDIHFMPCSGMTGANLKESSDLCPWYTGLPFISHLESLPNFTRPTDGPIRLPIVDKYKDMGTVVLGKLESGNIGKAQQLIMMPNRHTVEVLSLLSDDVETEYAGPGENLKLRLKGIEEEEILPGFILCNAENLCHSGRTFDAQIVIIEHKSIICPGYNAVLHIHTCIEEVQITALICMVDKKTGEKSKTRPRFVKQDQVCIARLRAAGTICLETFKDFPQMGRFTLRDEGKTIAIGKVLKLVPEKD is encoded by the exons ATGGATTCGGGAGACACAGCCCCTGATTCCTGGGAACAGGAGGACGATGTTGAGGCCACGGCTGAGACTGAACTTCAGTCCGCCTTTATCGGGCTCAATGTCAACGCTCCGGAGTTCGTGCCGTCTTTTCTTTCCCGGGCCCCGGCGGAAAACGCCACGTCTGACG GAACAGATGCAGTGGCCAGCATGGAGATCTCAGAACCTGTGG TTGCAGTGGAGAATGGAGAGACAGATGCTAGTACAGTAGACACGTGGGAGCAGAAAGAGGAGCCAGATACAGAAGAACCAGGGGCTGGAAGCCCACCAGAGATCGGATGCTGTGGAGATGATGCACAGGATGAAATGATGGAGGAGGATGAGGAGATGCCGATCCCCAAACTACCTCCGCCTCCACCTGATGCTCCCAAGAAAGAACATGTTAATGTTGTGTTCATTGGACATGTTG ATGCAGGGAAATCTACAATTGGTGGACAGATCAT GTATCTAACTGGTATGGTGGACAAACGAACGCTGGAGAAATATGAACGGGAGGCAAAAGAGAAAAACAGAGAGACCTG GTATCTCTCCTGGGCTTTAGACACAAACCAAGAGGAAAGAGACAAAGGGAAAACAGTAGAAGTTGGACGAGCTTACTTTGAAACAGAGAAAAAGCACTTTACTATTCTTGATGCTCCGGGCCATAAAAGCTTCGTTCCCAACATGATTGGAGGGGCTTCGCAAGCTGATTTGGCAGTACTG GTCATCTCTGCCAGAAAGGGGGAGTTTGAGACTGGTTTTGAAAAGGGAGGGCAGACAAGGGAGCATGCAATGCTGGCCAAAACAGCTGGAGTCAAACACCTAATAGTTCTCATCAACAAAATGGACGATCCCACTGTGAACTGGAGTGTCGATAG ATATGAGGAATGTAAAGAGAAGTTAGTGCCATTTCTGAAGAAGGTGGGCTTTAATCCAAAGAAAGATATTCACTTCATGCCCTGCTCTGGGATGACTGGAGCCAACCTGAAGGAATCTTCTGACTTATGCCCCTGGTATAC GGGATTGCCATTTATTTCCCATCTGGAGAGCCTGCCAAACTTCACCAGACCAACTGATGGCCCCATCAGATTGCCTATTGTAGACAAGTACAAG GACATGGGAACCGTAGTTCTTGGGAAACTGGAGTCTGGAAATATAGGCAAAGCACAACAACTTATTATGATGCCAAATAGG CACACAGTGGAGGTGTTGAGTCTGCTCTCTGATGATGTGGAGACAGAGTACGCTGGCCCTGGCGAAAACTTAAAGCTTCGACTCAAAGGCATTGAGGAGGAAGAGATTCTCCCAGGCTTTATCCTATGCAACGCTGAGAACCTTTGCCACTCGGGGCGCACTTTCGATGCCCAG ATTGTCATTATTGAACACAAATCCATTATATGCCCAGGTTACAATGCAGTACTACACATCCATACCTGCATAGAAGAAGTGCAGATAACA GCCTTAATCTGTATGGTGGACAAGAAGACAGGAGAAAAGAGCAAGACTCGTCCACGCTTTGTCAAACAAGACCAAGTATGCATTGCCCGTCTTAGAGCAGCAGGAACTATCTGCTTAGAGACTTTTAAAGACTTCCCTCAGATGGGACGCTTCACCTTGAGAGATGAGG GTAAGACAATCGCAATCGGAAAGGTTTTGAAGTTGGTACCCGAGAAGGACTAA
- the gspt1 gene encoding eukaryotic peptide chain release factor GTP-binding subunit ERF3A isoform X3, with product MKTRRPMHHFITSAMDSGDTAPDSWEQEDDVEATAETELQSAFIGLNVNAPEFVPSFLSRAPAENATSDGTDAVASMEISEPVVENGETDASTVDTWEQKEEPDTEEPGAGSPPEIGCCGDDAQDEMMEEDEEMPIPKLPPPPPDAPKKEHVNVVFIGHVDAGKSTIGGQIMYLTGMVDKRTLEKYEREAKEKNRETWYLSWALDTNQEERDKGKTVEVGRAYFETEKKHFTILDAPGHKSFVPNMIGGASQADLAVLVISARKGEFETGFEKGGQTREHAMLAKTAGVKHLIVLINKMDDPTVNWSVDRYEECKEKLVPFLKKVGFNPKKDIHFMPCSGMTGANLKESSDLCPWYTGLPFISHLESLPNFTRPTDGPIRLPIVDKYKDMGTVVLGKLESGNIGKAQQLIMMPNRHTVEVLSLLSDDVETEYAGPGENLKLRLKGIEEEEILPGFILCNAENLCHSGRTFDAQIVIIEHKSIICPGYNAVLHIHTCIEEVQITALICMVDKKTGEKSKTRPRFVKQDQVCIARLRAAGTICLETFKDFPQMGRFTLRDEGKTIAIGKVLKLVPEKD from the exons ATGAAGACCAGACGCCCCATGCACCATTTCATCACAT CAGCTATGGATTCGGGAGACACAGCCCCTGATTCCTGGGAACAGGAGGACGATGTTGAGGCCACGGCTGAGACTGAACTTCAGTCCGCCTTTATCGGGCTCAATGTCAACGCTCCGGAGTTCGTGCCGTCTTTTCTTTCCCGGGCCCCGGCGGAAAACGCCACGTCTGACG GAACAGATGCAGTGGCCAGCATGGAGATCTCAGAACCTGTGG TGGAGAATGGAGAGACAGATGCTAGTACAGTAGACACGTGGGAGCAGAAAGAGGAGCCAGATACAGAAGAACCAGGGGCTGGAAGCCCACCAGAGATCGGATGCTGTGGAGATGATGCACAGGATGAAATGATGGAGGAGGATGAGGAGATGCCGATCCCCAAACTACCTCCGCCTCCACCTGATGCTCCCAAGAAAGAACATGTTAATGTTGTGTTCATTGGACATGTTG ATGCAGGGAAATCTACAATTGGTGGACAGATCAT GTATCTAACTGGTATGGTGGACAAACGAACGCTGGAGAAATATGAACGGGAGGCAAAAGAGAAAAACAGAGAGACCTG GTATCTCTCCTGGGCTTTAGACACAAACCAAGAGGAAAGAGACAAAGGGAAAACAGTAGAAGTTGGACGAGCTTACTTTGAAACAGAGAAAAAGCACTTTACTATTCTTGATGCTCCGGGCCATAAAAGCTTCGTTCCCAACATGATTGGAGGGGCTTCGCAAGCTGATTTGGCAGTACTG GTCATCTCTGCCAGAAAGGGGGAGTTTGAGACTGGTTTTGAAAAGGGAGGGCAGACAAGGGAGCATGCAATGCTGGCCAAAACAGCTGGAGTCAAACACCTAATAGTTCTCATCAACAAAATGGACGATCCCACTGTGAACTGGAGTGTCGATAG ATATGAGGAATGTAAAGAGAAGTTAGTGCCATTTCTGAAGAAGGTGGGCTTTAATCCAAAGAAAGATATTCACTTCATGCCCTGCTCTGGGATGACTGGAGCCAACCTGAAGGAATCTTCTGACTTATGCCCCTGGTATAC GGGATTGCCATTTATTTCCCATCTGGAGAGCCTGCCAAACTTCACCAGACCAACTGATGGCCCCATCAGATTGCCTATTGTAGACAAGTACAAG GACATGGGAACCGTAGTTCTTGGGAAACTGGAGTCTGGAAATATAGGCAAAGCACAACAACTTATTATGATGCCAAATAGG CACACAGTGGAGGTGTTGAGTCTGCTCTCTGATGATGTGGAGACAGAGTACGCTGGCCCTGGCGAAAACTTAAAGCTTCGACTCAAAGGCATTGAGGAGGAAGAGATTCTCCCAGGCTTTATCCTATGCAACGCTGAGAACCTTTGCCACTCGGGGCGCACTTTCGATGCCCAG ATTGTCATTATTGAACACAAATCCATTATATGCCCAGGTTACAATGCAGTACTACACATCCATACCTGCATAGAAGAAGTGCAGATAACA GCCTTAATCTGTATGGTGGACAAGAAGACAGGAGAAAAGAGCAAGACTCGTCCACGCTTTGTCAAACAAGACCAAGTATGCATTGCCCGTCTTAGAGCAGCAGGAACTATCTGCTTAGAGACTTTTAAAGACTTCCCTCAGATGGGACGCTTCACCTTGAGAGATGAGG GTAAGACAATCGCAATCGGAAAGGTTTTGAAGTTGGTACCCGAGAAGGACTAA
- the gspt1 gene encoding eukaryotic peptide chain release factor GTP-binding subunit ERF3A isoform X1, with protein MKTRRPMHHFITSAMDSGDTAPDSWEQEDDVEATAETELQSAFIGLNVNAPEFVPSFLSRAPAENATSDGTDAVASMEISEPVVAVENGETDASTVDTWEQKEEPDTEEPGAGSPPEIGCCGDDAQDEMMEEDEEMPIPKLPPPPPDAPKKEHVNVVFIGHVDAGKSTIGGQIMYLTGMVDKRTLEKYEREAKEKNRETWYLSWALDTNQEERDKGKTVEVGRAYFETEKKHFTILDAPGHKSFVPNMIGGASQADLAVLVISARKGEFETGFEKGGQTREHAMLAKTAGVKHLIVLINKMDDPTVNWSVDRYEECKEKLVPFLKKVGFNPKKDIHFMPCSGMTGANLKESSDLCPWYTGLPFISHLESLPNFTRPTDGPIRLPIVDKYKDMGTVVLGKLESGNIGKAQQLIMMPNRHTVEVLSLLSDDVETEYAGPGENLKLRLKGIEEEEILPGFILCNAENLCHSGRTFDAQIVIIEHKSIICPGYNAVLHIHTCIEEVQITALICMVDKKTGEKSKTRPRFVKQDQVCIARLRAAGTICLETFKDFPQMGRFTLRDEGKTIAIGKVLKLVPEKD; from the exons ATGAAGACCAGACGCCCCATGCACCATTTCATCACAT CAGCTATGGATTCGGGAGACACAGCCCCTGATTCCTGGGAACAGGAGGACGATGTTGAGGCCACGGCTGAGACTGAACTTCAGTCCGCCTTTATCGGGCTCAATGTCAACGCTCCGGAGTTCGTGCCGTCTTTTCTTTCCCGGGCCCCGGCGGAAAACGCCACGTCTGACG GAACAGATGCAGTGGCCAGCATGGAGATCTCAGAACCTGTGG TTGCAGTGGAGAATGGAGAGACAGATGCTAGTACAGTAGACACGTGGGAGCAGAAAGAGGAGCCAGATACAGAAGAACCAGGGGCTGGAAGCCCACCAGAGATCGGATGCTGTGGAGATGATGCACAGGATGAAATGATGGAGGAGGATGAGGAGATGCCGATCCCCAAACTACCTCCGCCTCCACCTGATGCTCCCAAGAAAGAACATGTTAATGTTGTGTTCATTGGACATGTTG ATGCAGGGAAATCTACAATTGGTGGACAGATCAT GTATCTAACTGGTATGGTGGACAAACGAACGCTGGAGAAATATGAACGGGAGGCAAAAGAGAAAAACAGAGAGACCTG GTATCTCTCCTGGGCTTTAGACACAAACCAAGAGGAAAGAGACAAAGGGAAAACAGTAGAAGTTGGACGAGCTTACTTTGAAACAGAGAAAAAGCACTTTACTATTCTTGATGCTCCGGGCCATAAAAGCTTCGTTCCCAACATGATTGGAGGGGCTTCGCAAGCTGATTTGGCAGTACTG GTCATCTCTGCCAGAAAGGGGGAGTTTGAGACTGGTTTTGAAAAGGGAGGGCAGACAAGGGAGCATGCAATGCTGGCCAAAACAGCTGGAGTCAAACACCTAATAGTTCTCATCAACAAAATGGACGATCCCACTGTGAACTGGAGTGTCGATAG ATATGAGGAATGTAAAGAGAAGTTAGTGCCATTTCTGAAGAAGGTGGGCTTTAATCCAAAGAAAGATATTCACTTCATGCCCTGCTCTGGGATGACTGGAGCCAACCTGAAGGAATCTTCTGACTTATGCCCCTGGTATAC GGGATTGCCATTTATTTCCCATCTGGAGAGCCTGCCAAACTTCACCAGACCAACTGATGGCCCCATCAGATTGCCTATTGTAGACAAGTACAAG GACATGGGAACCGTAGTTCTTGGGAAACTGGAGTCTGGAAATATAGGCAAAGCACAACAACTTATTATGATGCCAAATAGG CACACAGTGGAGGTGTTGAGTCTGCTCTCTGATGATGTGGAGACAGAGTACGCTGGCCCTGGCGAAAACTTAAAGCTTCGACTCAAAGGCATTGAGGAGGAAGAGATTCTCCCAGGCTTTATCCTATGCAACGCTGAGAACCTTTGCCACTCGGGGCGCACTTTCGATGCCCAG ATTGTCATTATTGAACACAAATCCATTATATGCCCAGGTTACAATGCAGTACTACACATCCATACCTGCATAGAAGAAGTGCAGATAACA GCCTTAATCTGTATGGTGGACAAGAAGACAGGAGAAAAGAGCAAGACTCGTCCACGCTTTGTCAAACAAGACCAAGTATGCATTGCCCGTCTTAGAGCAGCAGGAACTATCTGCTTAGAGACTTTTAAAGACTTCCCTCAGATGGGACGCTTCACCTTGAGAGATGAGG GTAAGACAATCGCAATCGGAAAGGTTTTGAAGTTGGTACCCGAGAAGGACTAA
- the gspt1 gene encoding eukaryotic peptide chain release factor GTP-binding subunit ERF3A isoform X2 produces the protein MKTRRPMHHFITSMDSGDTAPDSWEQEDDVEATAETELQSAFIGLNVNAPEFVPSFLSRAPAENATSDGTDAVASMEISEPVVAVENGETDASTVDTWEQKEEPDTEEPGAGSPPEIGCCGDDAQDEMMEEDEEMPIPKLPPPPPDAPKKEHVNVVFIGHVDAGKSTIGGQIMYLTGMVDKRTLEKYEREAKEKNRETWYLSWALDTNQEERDKGKTVEVGRAYFETEKKHFTILDAPGHKSFVPNMIGGASQADLAVLVISARKGEFETGFEKGGQTREHAMLAKTAGVKHLIVLINKMDDPTVNWSVDRYEECKEKLVPFLKKVGFNPKKDIHFMPCSGMTGANLKESSDLCPWYTGLPFISHLESLPNFTRPTDGPIRLPIVDKYKDMGTVVLGKLESGNIGKAQQLIMMPNRHTVEVLSLLSDDVETEYAGPGENLKLRLKGIEEEEILPGFILCNAENLCHSGRTFDAQIVIIEHKSIICPGYNAVLHIHTCIEEVQITALICMVDKKTGEKSKTRPRFVKQDQVCIARLRAAGTICLETFKDFPQMGRFTLRDEGKTIAIGKVLKLVPEKD, from the exons ATGAAGACCAGACGCCCCATGCACCATTTCATCACAT CTATGGATTCGGGAGACACAGCCCCTGATTCCTGGGAACAGGAGGACGATGTTGAGGCCACGGCTGAGACTGAACTTCAGTCCGCCTTTATCGGGCTCAATGTCAACGCTCCGGAGTTCGTGCCGTCTTTTCTTTCCCGGGCCCCGGCGGAAAACGCCACGTCTGACG GAACAGATGCAGTGGCCAGCATGGAGATCTCAGAACCTGTGG TTGCAGTGGAGAATGGAGAGACAGATGCTAGTACAGTAGACACGTGGGAGCAGAAAGAGGAGCCAGATACAGAAGAACCAGGGGCTGGAAGCCCACCAGAGATCGGATGCTGTGGAGATGATGCACAGGATGAAATGATGGAGGAGGATGAGGAGATGCCGATCCCCAAACTACCTCCGCCTCCACCTGATGCTCCCAAGAAAGAACATGTTAATGTTGTGTTCATTGGACATGTTG ATGCAGGGAAATCTACAATTGGTGGACAGATCAT GTATCTAACTGGTATGGTGGACAAACGAACGCTGGAGAAATATGAACGGGAGGCAAAAGAGAAAAACAGAGAGACCTG GTATCTCTCCTGGGCTTTAGACACAAACCAAGAGGAAAGAGACAAAGGGAAAACAGTAGAAGTTGGACGAGCTTACTTTGAAACAGAGAAAAAGCACTTTACTATTCTTGATGCTCCGGGCCATAAAAGCTTCGTTCCCAACATGATTGGAGGGGCTTCGCAAGCTGATTTGGCAGTACTG GTCATCTCTGCCAGAAAGGGGGAGTTTGAGACTGGTTTTGAAAAGGGAGGGCAGACAAGGGAGCATGCAATGCTGGCCAAAACAGCTGGAGTCAAACACCTAATAGTTCTCATCAACAAAATGGACGATCCCACTGTGAACTGGAGTGTCGATAG ATATGAGGAATGTAAAGAGAAGTTAGTGCCATTTCTGAAGAAGGTGGGCTTTAATCCAAAGAAAGATATTCACTTCATGCCCTGCTCTGGGATGACTGGAGCCAACCTGAAGGAATCTTCTGACTTATGCCCCTGGTATAC GGGATTGCCATTTATTTCCCATCTGGAGAGCCTGCCAAACTTCACCAGACCAACTGATGGCCCCATCAGATTGCCTATTGTAGACAAGTACAAG GACATGGGAACCGTAGTTCTTGGGAAACTGGAGTCTGGAAATATAGGCAAAGCACAACAACTTATTATGATGCCAAATAGG CACACAGTGGAGGTGTTGAGTCTGCTCTCTGATGATGTGGAGACAGAGTACGCTGGCCCTGGCGAAAACTTAAAGCTTCGACTCAAAGGCATTGAGGAGGAAGAGATTCTCCCAGGCTTTATCCTATGCAACGCTGAGAACCTTTGCCACTCGGGGCGCACTTTCGATGCCCAG ATTGTCATTATTGAACACAAATCCATTATATGCCCAGGTTACAATGCAGTACTACACATCCATACCTGCATAGAAGAAGTGCAGATAACA GCCTTAATCTGTATGGTGGACAAGAAGACAGGAGAAAAGAGCAAGACTCGTCCACGCTTTGTCAAACAAGACCAAGTATGCATTGCCCGTCTTAGAGCAGCAGGAACTATCTGCTTAGAGACTTTTAAAGACTTCCCTCAGATGGGACGCTTCACCTTGAGAGATGAGG GTAAGACAATCGCAATCGGAAAGGTTTTGAAGTTGGTACCCGAGAAGGACTAA